A genomic window from Heterodontus francisci isolate sHetFra1 chromosome 36, sHetFra1.hap1, whole genome shotgun sequence includes:
- the LOC137351448 gene encoding putative nuclease HARBI1 — translation MGLGGNPMPVAQKISVALNISARGSFHGSKKDMCGIAQSATHQCIKEVSNALFRRASDNVHFRTDPNFQAERAIGFGAIAGFPQMQDVIDCAHVTIKAPEHQPGAFINRKGFHTLNVQLVCKQCKWILQICAHFPGSCHNVYILRQSQGARTFTPPVCLHRWILGDKGYLLRTWSSDVCEETRHRYRRKGTYPAMDNTSDHRASHWSAQDEIQVPRLIRWSPSVCPGEGLTFRGGLLCTAQPGATKREALNIEDSEEHDPSSDNEGAEEEAAKHRQMKGPWDNRKDAMRYVQGRLMFPLILTAQL, via the coding sequence atgggacttggtggaaatccaatgccagtggcacagAAGATCAGTGTGGCCCTGAACATCTCTGCCCGTGGATCATTCCATGGATCCAAAAAGGATATGTGTGGGATCGCACAGTCAGCAacccatcagtgcatcaaggaggtctccAATGCCCTTTTCAGAAGGGCCAGCGACAATGTGCACTTCCGTACAGATCCCAACTttcaggctgagagggctataggatttggggccatcgctggattcccacagATGCAGGATGTCATCGACTGcgcgcatgtgaccatcaaggctcctgaacaccagccaggggccttcatcaacaggaaaggcttccacaccCTCAATGTACAACTAGTCTGCAAACAATGTAAATGGATACTGCAGATCTGTGCACACTTCCCAGGAAGTTGCCACAATGTCTACATTTTAAGGCAGTCCCAAGGTGCAAGAACTTTTACCCCTCCCGTGTGCCTTcacagatggatccttggagataagggctacctACTGAGGACGTGGTCAAGTGACGTCTGTGAGGAAACCAGGCACAGATACAGGAGGAAAGGTACATATCCTGCCATGGACAACACGAGCGACCATAGAGCAAGCCATtggtctgctcaagatgagattcaggtgcctagattgatccggtggagcccttcagtatgccctggcGAGGGTCTCACatttcgtggtggtctgctgtgcactgcacaacctggtgctacaaAGAGGGAGGCGTTGAACATTGAGGATAGTGAGGAGCACGACCCCTCCTCAGACAATGAGGGTGCGGAGGAGGAAGCTGCCAAGCATCGCCAGATGAAGGGCCCCTGGGACAACAGGAAAGATGCtatgagatacgtgcaagggaggctcatgtttcctttgatccttactgcccaGTTGTAG